A portion of the Haemophilus influenzae genome contains these proteins:
- a CDS encoding AAA family ATPase: MSSLFSQQQAIEQSLNWQALQPDLVIQDFPLEPVDFWALQPNATQGIDLFLRHPTRSLLMMKVGEPVEYAELLQNFISQNHHKVRSIFGVNYVIEQGDSFSFPHVYTEPAKSLDDNFASQGEALSALYCDQFQLFGSFRIHPRSQDIQLVPGLVHKANGGVLILSAATLLSQFDLWGRLKQILQTQTFDWYSAHPFKNLPCDIPSYALNLKVIVLGNRTELATLAELEENLYSFADYAEIESYISVAEVEEQKTWASYVQQMAQEQNIELDFLALNKLYQLLVRESENRFLINASPLKLKKILQDASTFAEKTALSAVDFEGIFQQKLAQYGFLKEQTYADILNEQVYVETQGEIVGQINGLSVIEYPGTPVCFGEPSRISCIVQFGDGEVIDVERKNELAGNIHGKGMMIAQACLSNILDLPSQLPFSASLVFEQSYGEIDGDSASLAIFCVLSSALADLPLPQHIAITGSIDQFGLVHSVGGVNDKIEGFFTICQRRGLTGKQGVIIPMTTIQQLSLSDEVKSAVKNGEFFIYPVEDIYQACELLFGRDLLDENKDYTEKTEPLSRLIQRRIEGRADSERKSFWHFFRS, from the coding sequence GTGAGTTCATTATTTTCTCAACAACAAGCTATTGAGCAATCTTTAAATTGGCAGGCATTACAACCTGATTTGGTAATTCAAGATTTTCCTTTAGAACCAGTGGATTTCTGGGCGTTACAACCGAATGCTACACAGGGTATTGATTTATTTTTACGTCATCCGACACGTTCCTTACTAATGATGAAAGTGGGCGAACCTGTTGAATATGCGGAATTATTACAAAATTTTATATCGCAAAATCATCATAAAGTGCGGTCAATTTTTGGTGTAAATTATGTGATAGAGCAGGGCGACTCTTTTTCTTTTCCTCATGTTTATACTGAGCCAGCAAAATCTTTAGATGATAATTTTGCTAGTCAAGGGGAGGCGTTAAGCGCATTGTATTGCGATCAATTCCAGCTTTTCGGTAGTTTTCGGATTCATCCACGTTCACAAGATATTCAATTAGTGCCGGGATTGGTGCATAAGGCTAATGGTGGCGTTTTGATTTTAAGTGCGGCAACATTGTTATCTCAATTTGATTTATGGGGGCGATTAAAACAAATTCTGCAAACCCAGACTTTTGACTGGTATTCAGCCCATCCATTTAAAAATTTACCTTGTGATATACCAAGCTATGCGCTGAACTTAAAAGTGATTGTACTTGGTAATCGTACTGAATTAGCCACTTTGGCTGAGTTAGAAGAAAATCTTTATTCTTTCGCCGATTATGCTGAAATTGAAAGTTATATTTCTGTAGCTGAAGTGGAGGAACAAAAAACTTGGGCGAGTTATGTACAACAAATGGCTCAAGAGCAAAATATTGAGCTAGATTTTCTTGCTTTAAATAAACTCTATCAATTATTAGTTCGTGAAAGTGAAAATCGCTTTTTAATTAATGCATCTCCTCTCAAATTAAAAAAAATATTACAGGATGCTTCAACTTTTGCTGAAAAAACTGCATTAAGTGCGGTGGATTTTGAGGGTATTTTTCAACAAAAATTAGCACAATATGGTTTCTTAAAAGAACAAACTTATGCCGATATTTTAAACGAGCAAGTTTATGTCGAAACGCAAGGCGAAATTGTTGGACAAATTAATGGGCTTTCGGTAATTGAATATCCTGGTACGCCAGTATGTTTCGGCGAACCTTCGCGTATTAGTTGTATTGTGCAATTTGGCGATGGGGAAGTGATTGATGTTGAAAGAAAAAATGAACTAGCGGGAAATATTCACGGCAAAGGAATGATGATTGCGCAGGCTTGTCTTTCCAATATCTTAGATTTGCCCTCGCAATTGCCATTTTCTGCATCATTGGTGTTTGAACAGTCTTATGGAGAAATTGATGGCGATAGTGCATCTTTGGCGATTTTTTGTGTGTTATCAAGTGCTTTAGCCGATTTGCCTTTGCCTCAACATATCGCAATTACAGGATCAATTGATCAATTTGGACTTGTTCATTCTGTTGGTGGTGTAAATGATAAAATTGAAGGCTTTTTTACTATTTGCCAACGTCGTGGTTTGACTGGAAAACAAGGTGTAATCATTCCAATGACAACAATCCAGCAACTGAGTTTATCTGATGAAGTAAAAAGTGCGGTAAAAAATGGCGAGTTTTTTATTTATCCTGTGGAAGATATTTATCAGGCTTGTGAATTGTTATTTGGGCGTGATTTGTTAGATGAAAACAAAGATTATACAGAAAAAACTGAGCCTTTATCTCGTCTTATTCAACGTCGTATTGAGGGACGTGCCGATTCTGAACGAAAAAGTTTTTGGCATTTTTTCCGCTCCTAA
- the fabA gene encoding bifunctional 3-hydroxydecanoyl-ACP dehydratase/trans-2-decenoyl-ACP isomerase, with protein sequence MQNACTLNKKSSYSYDDLLASGRGELFGKEGPQLPAPTMLMMDRIIEMNEETGAFGKGYIEAELDIKPELPFFGCHFIGDPVMPGCLGLDAMWQLVGFYLGWIGGKGKGRALGVGEVKFTGQILPTAKKVVYRIHMKRVINRKLVMGMADGEVEVDGRVIYTATDLKVGLFQDTSTF encoded by the coding sequence ATGCAAAACGCTTGTACACTTAATAAAAAAAGTAGTTATTCTTATGATGATTTGCTCGCGTCAGGTCGCGGCGAATTATTTGGTAAAGAAGGGCCACAATTACCCGCTCCAACCATGCTGATGATGGATCGCATTATTGAAATGAATGAGGAAACAGGTGCTTTCGGTAAAGGATACATTGAAGCCGAACTTGATATTAAACCTGAATTGCCGTTCTTTGGTTGTCATTTCATTGGCGATCCAGTAATGCCAGGTTGTTTAGGATTAGATGCGATGTGGCAGCTTGTTGGGTTTTATTTAGGCTGGATTGGTGGCAAAGGAAAAGGGCGAGCATTAGGGGTTGGAGAAGTTAAATTTACAGGACAAATTTTGCCAACAGCTAAAAAAGTGGTGTACCGAATCCATATGAAACGAGTTATTAATCGTAAACTAGTTATGGGAATGGCTGATGGTGAAGTTGAAGTAGATGGTCGTGTTATTTATACCGCGACAGATTTAAAAGTGGGACTATTCCAAGATACCTCAACATTTTAA
- the rpsO gene encoding 30S ribosomal protein S15: MSLSTEKKAAIVAEFGRDAKDTGSSEVQIALLTAQINHLQTHFAEHKKDHHGRRGLLRMVSRRRKLLDYLKRTDLALYQSTIARLGLRR, from the coding sequence ATGTCTCTAAGTACTGAAAAAAAAGCAGCAATCGTTGCTGAATTTGGTCGTGATGCGAAAGATACCGGTTCTTCTGAAGTTCAAATCGCATTATTAACTGCACAAATCAACCACTTACAAACTCACTTTGCAGAGCACAAAAAAGACCACCATGGTCGTCGTGGTTTATTACGTATGGTTTCTCGTCGTCGTAAACTTTTAGACTACTTAAAACGTACTGATCTTGCTTTATACCAAAGCACTATCGCTCGTTTAGGTTTACGTCGCTAA
- the dacB gene encoding serine-type D-Ala-D-Ala carboxypeptidase codes for MKKLSSISTALGSFLLSVSFSLPTFANINVSDLTQKLPEGSNTGVIAKNINQNQIIANYNGSTFMLPASTQKVFTAVAAKLALGDQFQFETALLSNGKIQSGNLDGHLIVRFTGDPDLTRGQLYSLLAELKKQGIKKINGDLVLDTSVFSSHDRGLGWIWNDLTMCFNSPPAAANIDNNCFYAELDANKNPGEIVKINVPAQFPIQVFGQVYVVDSNEAPYCQLDVVVHDNNRYQVKGCLARQYKPFGLSFAVQNTDAYAAAIIQRQLRKLGIEFNGKVLLPQKPQQGQLLAKHLSKPLPDLLKKMMKKSDNQIADSLFRAVAFNYYKRPASFQLGTLAVKSILQKQGIRFGNSILADGSGLSRHNLVAPKTMLSVLEYIAKNEDKLHLMETFPIAGVDGTISGRGGLISPPLVKNVIAKTGSLKGVYNLAGFMTNARGEKVAFVQFINGYSTGDLESKTKRAPLVQFERNLYNELYKY; via the coding sequence ATGAAAAAATTATCTTCAATTTCCACCGCACTTGGTTCCTTTTTACTTTCAGTGAGTTTTAGTCTACCAACTTTCGCCAATATTAATGTTTCAGATTTAACACAAAAACTGCCTGAAGGCTCTAACACAGGTGTTATTGCTAAAAATATCAATCAAAATCAAATAATTGCTAATTATAATGGCTCAACCTTTATGCTGCCTGCGAGTACACAAAAAGTTTTTACAGCCGTTGCCGCTAAACTTGCATTAGGCGATCAATTCCAATTTGAGACCGCACTTTTGAGTAATGGAAAAATTCAAAGTGGGAATTTAGATGGTCACTTAATCGTGCGTTTCACAGGCGATCCTGATCTCACAAGAGGTCAGCTTTATAGCTTACTTGCAGAATTAAAAAAACAAGGCATCAAAAAAATTAATGGCGATTTAGTATTAGATACCTCTGTTTTTTCTAGTCACGACCGAGGATTAGGTTGGATTTGGAACGATCTCACAATGTGTTTCAACTCTCCACCAGCAGCTGCAAATATTGATAACAACTGTTTCTATGCGGAACTAGATGCGAATAAAAATCCAGGTGAAATAGTAAAAATTAATGTGCCTGCACAATTTCCAATTCAAGTGTTCGGACAAGTTTATGTAGTGGATAGCAATGAAGCGCCTTATTGTCAGCTCGATGTTGTTGTACACGACAATAATCGCTATCAAGTAAAAGGATGTTTAGCCCGTCAATATAAACCTTTTGGCTTAAGTTTTGCCGTGCAAAATACGGATGCTTATGCTGCCGCGATTATTCAACGTCAATTAAGAAAATTAGGTATTGAGTTCAATGGCAAAGTCTTGTTACCCCAAAAACCACAACAAGGTCAGCTATTAGCGAAACATTTATCAAAACCATTACCAGATTTATTGAAAAAAATGATGAAAAAATCGGATAACCAAATTGCCGATTCATTATTCCGAGCTGTGGCATTCAATTACTATAAACGCCCCGCCTCCTTTCAATTAGGCACATTAGCGGTTAAATCCATATTGCAAAAACAAGGAATTCGTTTTGGTAATAGCATTTTAGCCGATGGTTCGGGTCTATCTCGCCATAATCTTGTGGCACCTAAAACGATGCTATCCGTTTTAGAATACATCGCCAAAAACGAAGATAAACTACATTTAATGGAAACTTTCCCCATCGCAGGTGTAGATGGCACGATCAGTGGGCGAGGTGGATTAATTAGCCCGCCATTAGTGAAAAACGTGATTGCTAAAACTGGTTCTTTGAAAGGCGTTTATAACCTAGCTGGCTTTATGACAAATGCGCGAGGGGAAAAAGTGGCATTTGTACAATTTATTAATGGCTACTCAACGGGCGATTTGGAAAGCAAAACCAAACGTGCCCCATTAGTACAATTCGAGCGTAATTTATATAACGAACTCTATAAATATTAA
- the greA gene encoding transcription elongation factor GreA, whose protein sequence is MQQIPMTVRGAEQLREELDFLKNVRRPEIIKAIAEAREHGDLKENAEYHAAREQQGFCEGRIQEIEGKLGNAQIIDVTKMPNNGKVIFGATVVLVNTNTDEEVTYRIVGDDEADIKSGLISVNSPIARGLIGKELDDTVNITTPGGVVEFDIIEVNYI, encoded by the coding sequence ATGCAACAAATTCCAATGACTGTGCGTGGCGCAGAACAATTACGAGAAGAATTGGATTTCTTAAAAAATGTACGTCGTCCAGAAATTATTAAAGCCATAGCAGAAGCCCGCGAGCACGGAGATTTAAAAGAAAATGCAGAATATCACGCAGCGCGTGAGCAACAAGGTTTTTGTGAGGGGCGTATTCAAGAGATTGAAGGTAAACTTGGTAATGCTCAAATTATTGATGTCACAAAAATGCCAAATAATGGTAAAGTGATTTTTGGTGCAACAGTTGTACTTGTAAATACAAATACAGACGAAGAAGTCACTTATCGCATTGTAGGCGATGATGAGGCTGATATTAAATCTGGTTTAATTTCGGTAAACTCGCCCATTGCGCGAGGCTTAATTGGTAAAGAATTAGATGATACCGTTAATATTACAACGCCTGGTGGTGTCGTTGAGTTTGATATTATTGAAGTGAATTATATTTAA
- the yhbY gene encoding ribosome assembly RNA-binding protein YhbY encodes MTTLSTKQKQFLKGLAHHLNPVVMLGGNGLTEGVLAEIENALNHHELIKVKVAGADRETKQLIINAIVRETKAAQVQTIGHILVLYRPSEEAKIQLPRK; translated from the coding sequence ATGACAACCTTATCAACCAAACAAAAACAATTTTTAAAAGGTCTTGCGCACCATCTTAACCCAGTCGTTATGCTTGGTGGAAATGGCTTAACCGAAGGCGTACTTGCTGAAATTGAAAATGCACTTAATCATCACGAACTCATTAAAGTAAAAGTTGCTGGTGCAGATCGTGAAACAAAACAACTTATTATCAATGCGATTGTGCGTGAAACTAAAGCAGCACAAGTACAAACTATCGGGCATATTTTGGTGCTTTATCGCCCAAGCGAAGAAGCAAAAATTCAGCTTCCACGCAAATAA
- the rlmE gene encoding 23S rRNA (uridine(2552)-2'-O)-methyltransferase RlmE: MGKKKRSASSSRWLNEHFSDQFVQKAHKQKLRSRAYFKIDEIQQTDKLFKQGMTVVDLGAAPGGWSQYVVSQIGGKGRVIACDILEMDPIVGVDFLQGDFRDENVLNALLARVGEDKVDVVMSDMAPNFSGMPSVDIPRAMYLVELALDMCKQVLASKGSFVVKVFQGEGFDEYLREIRSLFNVVKVRKPEASRGRSREVYIVATGYKG; this comes from the coding sequence ATGGGAAAGAAAAAACGTTCAGCGAGTTCTTCTCGTTGGCTGAATGAACATTTTAGTGATCAATTTGTGCAAAAAGCACATAAGCAAAAGTTGCGATCACGCGCTTATTTTAAGATTGATGAAATTCAGCAAACGGATAAATTATTTAAACAAGGAATGACCGTGGTCGATCTCGGCGCAGCACCAGGTGGTTGGTCACAATACGTAGTAAGCCAAATTGGTGGCAAAGGTCGAGTGATTGCTTGTGATATTTTAGAAATGGATCCCATTGTAGGCGTTGATTTTCTGCAAGGCGATTTCCGTGATGAAAATGTTTTGAATGCTTTATTAGCACGCGTAGGCGAAGATAAAGTTGATGTTGTGATGTCTGATATGGCACCAAATTTTAGTGGAATGCCATCAGTGGATATTCCACGTGCAATGTATTTGGTCGAGCTTGCTTTAGATATGTGTAAACAAGTCTTGGCAAGCAAAGGAAGTTTTGTTGTTAAAGTCTTTCAAGGGGAAGGCTTTGATGAATATTTAAGAGAAATTCGTTCTTTATTTAATGTGGTAAAAGTGCGTAAGCCTGAAGCATCACGTGGACGATCTCGTGAAGTATATATTGTAGCAACAGGCTATAAAGGATAA
- the ftsH gene encoding ATP-dependent zinc metalloprotease FtsH translates to MVKNLVLWVVVAVIMMTAYQSFNSSSVENSTDYTTFVYDVSNGQVTAARFDANEITVTKTDGSKYSTVMPPLEDKKLLDDLLSKKVKVEGTPFERRGFLSQILISWFPMLFLVGVWVFFMRQMQGGGGKAMSFGKSRAKMLNQDQIKVTFADVAGCDEAKEEVGEIVDFLRDPNKFQNLGGKIPKGILMVGPPGTGKTLLARAIAGEAKVPFFTISGSDFVEMFVGVGASRVRDMFEQAKKNAPCLIFIDEIDAVGRQRGAGLGGGHDEREQTLNQMLVEMDGFSGNDGVIVIAATNRPDVLDPALTRPGRFDRQVVVGLPDVKGREQILKVHMRKVSVAQDVDAMTLARGTPGYSGADLANLVNEAALFAARVNKRTVTMLEFEKAKDKINMGPERRTMIMTDKQKESTAYHEAGHAIVGYLVPEHDPVHKVTIIPRGRALGVTFFLPEGDQISISQKQLESKLSTLYAGRLAEDLIYGEENISTGASNDIKVATNIARNMVTQWGFSEKLGPILYTEDEGEVFLGRSMAKAKHMSDETAHSIDEEVRAIVNRNYARAREILIDNMDILHAMKDALVKYETIEEEQIKQLMNREPVTPPSGWGEPKTQQAAYANSTTNDTKPESAVENTDNFNV, encoded by the coding sequence ATGGTCAAAAATCTAGTGCTTTGGGTGGTAGTGGCAGTCATTATGATGACAGCATACCAAAGTTTCAATTCATCTTCGGTAGAAAATTCTACTGATTATACAACCTTTGTTTACGATGTAAGCAACGGACAAGTAACAGCGGCACGTTTTGATGCCAATGAAATTACGGTAACGAAAACCGATGGTTCTAAATATTCAACCGTAATGCCACCACTTGAAGATAAAAAATTGCTTGATGATTTATTAAGCAAAAAAGTGAAAGTGGAAGGCACGCCATTTGAAAGACGTGGTTTTTTATCCCAAATTTTAATTTCTTGGTTCCCAATGTTATTCCTTGTTGGTGTATGGGTATTCTTTATGCGTCAAATGCAAGGCGGTGGCGGCAAAGCGATGAGCTTTGGTAAAAGCCGAGCCAAAATGTTGAATCAAGATCAGATTAAGGTGACTTTTGCGGATGTGGCTGGTTGCGATGAAGCAAAAGAAGAAGTGGGCGAAATCGTTGATTTCTTGCGTGATCCGAATAAATTCCAAAATTTGGGCGGTAAAATTCCAAAAGGTATTTTGATGGTAGGGCCTCCAGGTACTGGTAAAACTTTACTTGCTCGTGCGATTGCGGGAGAGGCAAAAGTTCCATTCTTCACTATTTCTGGCTCTGATTTCGTAGAAATGTTTGTAGGTGTTGGCGCATCACGTGTACGTGATATGTTTGAACAGGCTAAGAAAAATGCACCTTGCTTAATCTTCATTGATGAAATCGATGCAGTGGGTCGCCAACGTGGTGCGGGCTTAGGCGGCGGACACGATGAGCGTGAACAAACCTTAAACCAAATGCTAGTTGAAATGGATGGCTTTAGCGGTAATGACGGCGTAATTGTTATTGCGGCAACTAACCGTCCAGATGTACTTGATCCAGCTTTAACTCGTCCAGGCCGTTTTGACCGGCAAGTAGTTGTTGGCTTACCTGATGTGAAAGGTCGTGAGCAAATCTTAAAAGTGCATATGCGTAAAGTGTCTGTTGCGCAAGATGTTGATGCAATGACGTTAGCGCGTGGTACGCCGGGCTATTCTGGTGCAGATTTAGCAAATTTAGTCAATGAGGCGGCTTTGTTTGCTGCTCGAGTGAATAAACGTACGGTAACCATGCTTGAGTTTGAAAAAGCGAAAGATAAAATCAATATGGGGCCAGAGCGTCGCACTATGATTATGACGGATAAGCAAAAAGAATCCACTGCTTATCATGAAGCAGGTCATGCGATTGTGGGGTATTTAGTACCTGAGCATGATCCTGTACATAAAGTGACCATTATTCCTCGTGGTCGTGCCTTGGGTGTGACATTCTTCTTACCTGAAGGTGATCAAATTAGTATTAGCCAAAAACAATTAGAAAGTAAGCTTTCTACCTTGTATGCAGGGCGTTTAGCGGAAGATTTGATTTATGGTGAAGAAAATATCTCAACAGGTGCATCAAATGATATTAAAGTCGCAACTAATATCGCGCGTAATATGGTGACGCAATGGGGATTCTCTGAAAAGTTAGGTCCGATTCTTTATACAGAAGATGAGGGCGAGGTTTTCTTAGGTCGTTCAATGGCGAAAGCGAAACATATGTCAGATGAAACTGCACATTCGATTGATGAAGAAGTGCGTGCAATTGTAAATCGTAACTATGCGAGAGCAAGAGAGATTTTGATCGACAATATGGATATTCTTCATGCGATGAAAGATGCGTTAGTCAAATATGAAACCATTGAAGAAGAGCAAATTAAACAATTGATGAATCGCGAACCTGTCACACCGCCATCAGGTTGGGGAGAGCCGAAAACTCAGCAGGCTGCTTATGCAAATTCAACAACGAATGATACAAAGCCTGAAAGTGCGGTAGAAAATACCGACAATTTTAATGTTTAA
- the folP gene encoding dihydropteroate synthase, with protein MKLYANNKCLDLSVPQIMGILNFTPDSFSDSGQFFSLDKALFQVEKMLEEGAAIIDIGGESTRPNADEVSEQEELHRVVPVVEAVRNRFDCWISVDSSKAIVMREAANVGMDLINDIRALQEPNALETAVKLALPVCIMHMQGQPRTMQANPYYENVVQDVLAFLQKRTNECLSAGIKKENLIWDMGFGFGKSVQHNYQLLQNLNEFCKNGYPVLAGLSRKSMIGAVLDKPVDQRIIGSAAGTLIAAQKGAKILRVHDVAATSDMLKVWQATENA; from the coding sequence ATGAAACTTTACGCAAATAATAAATGTCTTGATTTAAGCGTGCCCCAAATTATGGGGATTCTTAATTTTACGCCTGATTCTTTTTCTGATAGCGGACAGTTTTTTAGTCTAGATAAAGCGCTTTTTCAAGTTGAAAAAATGTTGGAAGAAGGTGCGGCAATTATTGATATTGGTGGAGAATCCACTCGTCCGAATGCAGATGAAGTTTCTGAACAAGAGGAATTGCATCGTGTTGTACCAGTAGTGGAGGCGGTGCGAAACCGTTTTGATTGCTGGATTTCTGTTGATTCCTCAAAAGCAATTGTGATGCGTGAAGCGGCAAATGTTGGAATGGATTTGATTAATGATATTCGTGCTTTGCAAGAGCCAAATGCCTTAGAAACGGCGGTAAAACTGGCTTTACCTGTTTGCATTATGCATATGCAAGGGCAACCTCGCACGATGCAAGCAAATCCTTATTATGAAAATGTCGTGCAAGATGTATTGGCTTTTTTACAAAAACGTACTAATGAATGCCTTTCTGCTGGCATTAAAAAAGAAAATTTAATTTGGGATATGGGCTTTGGCTTTGGTAAATCTGTACAGCATAATTATCAATTATTACAAAATCTGAATGAATTTTGTAAGAATGGCTATCCAGTATTAGCGGGATTATCTCGCAAATCAATGATTGGCGCAGTGCTTGATAAACCTGTTGATCAAAGAATAATTGGCAGTGCGGCAGGCACGCTTATTGCAGCGCAAAAAGGTGCAAAAATTTTACGCGTACATGATGTTGCTGCGACATCAGATATGCTCAAAGTTTGGCAGGCAACAGAAAATGCCTGA
- the glmM gene encoding phosphoglucosamine mutase, translated as MANRKYFGTDGVRGKVGTYPITADFALKLGWAAGKVLASQGSKMVLIGKDTRISGYMLESALEAGLAAAGLSAAFTGPMPTPAIAYLTRTFRAEAGIVISASHNPYYDNGIKFFSAKGTKLPDEIEEAIEAMLEQPMDCVESAELGKASRINDAAGRYIEFCKGTFPAHLGLEGYKIVVDCANGATYHIAPNVFRELGAEVIEIGTDPNGLNINEKCGATDVTALQAKVVETKVDVGLAYDGDGDRIMMVDHLGNKVDGDQILFIIAREALRSGQLKGGVVGTLMSNMSLEIALKMLGVPFLRANVGDRYVLEKMVENDWTLGGENSGHIIIADKNTTGDGIVASLAVLAAMAQHKLSLNELASAVKLFPQVLINVRFAGGENPLESDAVKSVAAEVEKRLEGKGRILLRKSGTEPLIRVMVECQDAELAQQCAEEIAEAVKKIN; from the coding sequence ATGGCAAATCGTAAATATTTTGGAACAGATGGTGTACGTGGAAAAGTGGGTACTTATCCAATCACAGCAGATTTCGCATTAAAATTAGGTTGGGCTGCGGGAAAAGTATTAGCTTCCCAAGGTTCGAAAATGGTTTTAATCGGTAAAGACACCCGAATTTCTGGATATATGTTGGAATCAGCCCTTGAAGCAGGTTTGGCCGCTGCGGGGTTATCTGCTGCATTTACTGGCCCTATGCCGACACCTGCTATTGCTTATTTAACCAGAACTTTCCGAGCTGAAGCAGGTATCGTGATCTCAGCCTCTCATAATCCTTATTATGATAATGGGATTAAATTCTTTTCAGCAAAAGGCACTAAATTACCTGATGAAATTGAAGAAGCCATTGAAGCAATGTTAGAACAACCTATGGATTGTGTGGAATCTGCCGAATTAGGTAAAGCAAGCCGTATTAATGATGCAGCAGGACGCTACATTGAGTTTTGTAAAGGGACATTCCCAGCACACTTAGGCTTGGAGGGTTATAAAATCGTGGTAGATTGTGCAAATGGTGCAACCTACCATATTGCGCCTAACGTGTTTAGAGAGCTAGGTGCGGAAGTCATTGAAATTGGTACGGATCCAAATGGTTTGAATATTAATGAAAAATGTGGTGCAACTGATGTAACAGCATTGCAAGCTAAAGTTGTTGAAACGAAAGTTGATGTTGGCTTAGCTTATGATGGCGATGGTGACCGCATTATGATGGTCGATCATTTAGGAAATAAAGTCGATGGCGACCAAATTCTCTTTATTATTGCGCGTGAAGCATTGCGCTCAGGTCAATTAAAAGGCGGTGTCGTTGGCACCTTAATGAGTAATATGAGCCTAGAGATTGCGTTGAAAATGCTTGGTGTTCCCTTCTTACGTGCAAACGTGGGAGACCGTTATGTATTGGAAAAAATGGTTGAAAATGATTGGACGCTTGGGGGGGAGAATTCAGGACATATTATCATTGCGGATAAGAATACAACGGGAGATGGCATTGTTGCGTCATTGGCTGTATTGGCGGCGATGGCACAGCATAAATTATCATTAAATGAATTAGCAAGTGCGGTTAAATTATTCCCTCAAGTGTTAATCAATGTACGTTTTGCGGGTGGGGAAAATCCACTTGAAAGTGATGCTGTAAAATCTGTTGCCGCAGAGGTTGAAAAACGTTTAGAAGGTAAAGGTCGTATTTTATTGCGTAAATCGGGTACGGAACCACTTATTCGCGTTATGGTGGAATGCCAAGATGCTGAACTTGCACAACAATGTGCAGAAGAAATTGCAGAAGCCGTGAAAAAAATTAATTAA
- the sixA gene encoding phosphohistidine phosphatase SixA, with protein sequence MNIFIMRHGEAEVMANSDKARHLTVYGSKQAFLQGQWLKQHLSTLVINSLDRILVSPYVRAQETFHQVNQAFDLELENKFEIWEGITPYGHAHSVIDYLEVLKDEGVKSVLIVSHLPLVGEIVAELYGKRNPISFYPATIAQLLWDGNKSEILMHQASPVIYLK encoded by the coding sequence ATGAACATTTTTATTATGCGTCACGGCGAAGCGGAAGTAATGGCTAATAGTGATAAAGCTCGCCATTTAACTGTTTATGGTTCTAAACAGGCTTTTTTACAAGGGCAGTGGTTAAAACAGCATTTAAGCACGCTAGTAATTAATTCACTAGACCGTATTTTAGTGAGCCCTTATGTCAGAGCTCAAGAAACCTTTCATCAAGTTAATCAAGCGTTTGATTTGGAGTTAGAAAATAAATTTGAAATTTGGGAGGGGATTACGCCTTATGGCCATGCGCATTCAGTCATTGATTATTTAGAAGTGCTAAAAGACGAGGGCGTTAAATCTGTATTGATTGTTTCCCATTTGCCCTTAGTGGGAGAAATTGTTGCTGAACTGTATGGAAAACGAAATCCAATATCATTTTATCCTGCAACTATTGCTCAATTATTATGGGATGGTAATAAATCAGAAATATTGATGCATCAAGCATCTCCTGTAATTTATTTAAAATAA
- a CDS encoding histone, producing the protein MKKLTLALVLGSALAVTGCFDKQEAKQKVEDTKQTVASVASETKDAAANTMTEVKEKAQQLSTDVKNKVAEKVEDAKEVIKSATEAASEKATEIKEAVSEKASEMKEAASEKVGEMKETASEKASEMKEAASEKATEIKEAVSEKASEMKEAASEKASEMKEAVSEKATQAVDSVKEATK; encoded by the coding sequence ATGAAAAAATTAACATTAGCATTGGTTTTAGGTTCAGCTTTAGCCGTGACAGGTTGTTTTGATAAGCAAGAAGCAAAACAAAAAGTTGAGGATACGAAACAAACTGTAGCATCAGTCGCATCAGAAACAAAAGATGCTGCAGCTAATACAATGACTGAAGTAAAGGAAAAAGCACAGCAGCTTTCTACAGACGTGAAAAATAAAGTAGCAGAGAAAGTGGAAGATGCGAAAGAAGTAATTAAATCAGCAACAGAAGCAGCATCAGAAAAAGCAACTGAAATAAAAGAGGCGGTTTCAGAAAAAGCAAGTGAGATGAAAGAAGCTGCATCAGAAAAAGTAGGCGAAATGAAAGAAACAGCATCAGAAAAAGCAAGTGAGATGAAAGAAGCAGCATCAGAAAAAGCAACTGAAATAAAAGAGGCAGTTTCAGAAAAAGCAAGTGAGATGAAAGAAGCAGCATCAGAAAAAGCAAGTGAAATGAAAGAGGCGGTTTCAGAAAAAGCAACTCAAGCAGTAGATTCAGTGAAAGAAGCGACAAAATAA